A DNA window from Equus quagga isolate Etosha38 chromosome 21, UCLA_HA_Equagga_1.0, whole genome shotgun sequence contains the following coding sequences:
- the LOC124231310 gene encoding uncharacterized protein LOC124231310: protein MDMLRPQTAPQRPKLTVFNLRLSSTKAEATGLETTTNPVVSSVPSVSGPCPLGPGVTRSKSPPSGSGTKRQMHPGVTATAAFVIYNRSRPLLDILNPDRWLLHSVARDHPEQTRHNRSGKYRLAAVETAPQGRLKEVAVLSTGCSQEVGVLLCWSIWITPIWHAEAPAETAAVSVQSSENGVSCRRDPARLWGSHRDNFSAAEAGLAHLLAVLDVRRSGPSFRKSRGALVIPGTSQLLPGGGAWRRDAPPPSPCFFPARAHWARGGADASGGDSCPRRAPRTRDQLPLCRVCRCFRPPTGPRRGRGESAGAAGPGAPSCGEARGEAAVGPAPPAREAAPPQASAAGVGEGFQRRAVEAPGGTDGAGVRARDVLCLCTGCQGDVP, encoded by the exons ATGGACATGCTCAGACCACAAACAGCCCCGCAGAGACCCAAACTGACCGTCTTCAACCTCAGACTTTCCTCAACCAAAGCCGAGGCCACGGGACTGGAGACCACCACGAACCCAGTTGTGTCCTCTGTGCCCAGCGTGTCAGGCCCCTGCCCACTGGGGCCCGGTGTCACCAGGAGCAAGTCGCCTCCGTCGGGCAGTGGGACCAAGAGGCAGATGCACCCAGGAGTCACTGCAACTGC TGCCTTCGTCATCTACAATCGGTCTCGTCCACTGTTGGACATTCTGAACCCGGACAGGTGGCTGCTGCACAGCGTGGCCAGAGACCACCCTGAACAGACCCGGCACAACCGAAGTGGGAAGTACCGACTTGCTGCGGTGGAGACTGCACCCCAGG GACGGCTCAAGGAAGTGGCGGTGCTCTCGACTGGGTGCTCCCAGGAAGTAGGCGTGCTTTTGTGCTGGAGCATCTGGATCACTCCCATCTGGCACGCGGAGGCACCAGCCGAGACTGCGGCTGTGTCGGTCCAGAGCAGCGAGAACGGCGTCAGCTGCCGGAGGGACCCTGCTCGTCTCTGGGGGTCGCACAGAGACAACTTCTCCGCTGCTGAGGCCGGGCTGGCCCACCTCCTCGCAGTTCTCGACGTCCGGAGAAGTGGCCCCTCGTTCCGAAAGTCGCGAGGGGCTTTGGTGATCCCAGGGACGAGCCAGCTCctgcccgggggcggggcctggaggcGCGACGCACCCCCGCCCTCACCGTGCTTCTTCCCCGCGCGTGCGCACTGGGCTCGGGGCGGCGCGGACGCCAGCGGCGGGGATTCCTGTCCCCGCCGAGCCCCCAGAACGCGGGACCAGCTTCCGCTCTGCCGCGTGTGCCGCTGCTTCCGGCCGCCCACGGGTCCTCGCCGAGGCCGCGGGGAAAGTGCGGGGGCTGCGGGCCCAGGCGCCCCAAGCTGCGGTGAGGCCCGCGGGGAGGCTGCGGTGGGCCCCGCGCCCCCAGCCCGAGAGGCGGCCCCTCCGCAGGCCTCGGCCGCTGGAGTCGGGGAAG GCTTCCAGCGCAGGGCCGTGGAGGCGCCTGGGGGAACTGACGGGGCAGGTGTGCGTGCGCGGGACGTCTTG TGTCTCTGCACAGGCTGCCAGGGGGATGTTCCTTGA